From one Musa acuminata AAA Group cultivar baxijiao chromosome BXJ2-6, Cavendish_Baxijiao_AAA, whole genome shotgun sequence genomic stretch:
- the LOC135581373 gene encoding F-box/LRR-repeat protein At3g48880-like isoform X2 encodes MAGKRRWEDMEMDCLVAILQRLGLQDLTLSVPLVCRSWRKASLHPLCWRVLNLRDLDFMPWGDLTKSFMAEYRLRRFFFSGFLKLAVARGNRLVEEIMFPLLFGTSMQDLFLVSDECPRLKKLVLPNLSPADEADIPKLVGKWKDLEQLEMEAKPSSFLEMLSEINLHCKKFSGLKMCGSIKKEDMLAIVNLLPKLKFLCLSKSYLPREQLLGILSGCKELQRLTVRDCMGFEADEEVKKRGLGIKIFEHEGSKLFDDFDYNSDECDPL; translated from the exons ATGGCAGGGAAGAGGAGGTGGGAGGACATGGAGATGGACTGCTTGGTGGCGATCTTGCAGAGGCTCGGCCTGCAGGACTTGACGCTGAGCGTGCCGTTGGTGTGCCGGTCATGGCGGAAGGCCTCTCTCCACCCCCTCTGCTGGCGAGTACTAAACTTGCGGGACTTGGACTTCATGCCGTGGGGTGATTTGACCAAGAGCTTCATGGCAGAGTACCGCCTCCGGAGATTCTTCTTCTCGGGCTTCTTAAAGCTCGCCGTGGCGAGGGGCAATCGTTTGGTGGAGGAGATCATGTTCCCTCTCCTGTTTGGCACCTCCATGCAGGACCTGTTCCTTGTTTCCGACGA ATGCCCGAGACTGAAGAAGCTTGTGCTGCCGAATCTCTCGCCGGCAGATGAGGCAGACATCCCAAAGCTCGTAGGAAAATGGAAGGACCTCGAGCAGCTTGAGATGGAGGCAAAACCATCTTCTTTCTTGGAGATGCTCTCAGAAATCAATCTGCATTGCAAGAAGTTTAGTGGACTCAAAATGTGCGGTTCTATCAAAAAGGAAGACATGTTGGCCATCGTTAATCTTCTTCCAAAGCTCAAGTTTTTGTGCCTCAGCAAGTCATACTTGCCCAGGGAGCAACTACTGGGGATACTGAGTGGCTGTAAGGAGCTGCAGAGATTGACTGTGAGGGACTGCATGGGATTTGAAGCTGATGAAGAGGTAAAGAAAAGAGGTTTAGGCATCAAGATTTTCGAGCATGAGGGTTCCAAATTGTTCGATGATTTCGATTATAATTCAGATGAATGTGATCCATTGTAA
- the LOC135581373 gene encoding F-box/LRR-repeat protein At3g48880-like isoform X1, translating to MAGKRRWEDMEMDCLVAILQRLGLQDLTLSVPLVCRSWRKASLHPLCWRVLNLRDLDFMPWGDLTKSFMAEYRLRRFFFSGFLKLAVARGNRLVEEIMFPLLFGTSMQDLFLVSDDRCPRLKKLVLPNLSPADEADIPKLVGKWKDLEQLEMEAKPSSFLEMLSEINLHCKKFSGLKMCGSIKKEDMLAIVNLLPKLKFLCLSKSYLPREQLLGILSGCKELQRLTVRDCMGFEADEEVKKRGLGIKIFEHEGSKLFDDFDYNSDECDPL from the exons ATGGCAGGGAAGAGGAGGTGGGAGGACATGGAGATGGACTGCTTGGTGGCGATCTTGCAGAGGCTCGGCCTGCAGGACTTGACGCTGAGCGTGCCGTTGGTGTGCCGGTCATGGCGGAAGGCCTCTCTCCACCCCCTCTGCTGGCGAGTACTAAACTTGCGGGACTTGGACTTCATGCCGTGGGGTGATTTGACCAAGAGCTTCATGGCAGAGTACCGCCTCCGGAGATTCTTCTTCTCGGGCTTCTTAAAGCTCGCCGTGGCGAGGGGCAATCGTTTGGTGGAGGAGATCATGTTCCCTCTCCTGTTTGGCACCTCCATGCAGGACCTGTTCCTTGTTTCCGACGA CAGATGCCCGAGACTGAAGAAGCTTGTGCTGCCGAATCTCTCGCCGGCAGATGAGGCAGACATCCCAAAGCTCGTAGGAAAATGGAAGGACCTCGAGCAGCTTGAGATGGAGGCAAAACCATCTTCTTTCTTGGAGATGCTCTCAGAAATCAATCTGCATTGCAAGAAGTTTAGTGGACTCAAAATGTGCGGTTCTATCAAAAAGGAAGACATGTTGGCCATCGTTAATCTTCTTCCAAAGCTCAAGTTTTTGTGCCTCAGCAAGTCATACTTGCCCAGGGAGCAACTACTGGGGATACTGAGTGGCTGTAAGGAGCTGCAGAGATTGACTGTGAGGGACTGCATGGGATTTGAAGCTGATGAAGAGGTAAAGAAAAGAGGTTTAGGCATCAAGATTTTCGAGCATGAGGGTTCCAAATTGTTCGATGATTTCGATTATAATTCAGATGAATGTGATCCATTGTAA
- the LOC135615688 gene encoding uncharacterized protein LOC135615688 translates to MELLSDDAAAEGGEVEREPSGEPLVREPRHCRTHFPGAVRQKAYLFDGLGNYFNKEWDLMEGSGREFCWYHAELPKGNQKLALSAQYLIDVLCPPLKLQDILTLVSNGPFCGHVDGALVFRVNSSGPSASSFTLRLAARVTENSVITVSLGRVPRLGFSPTGQSLLSEIPSIESTDLVRDEEKEGPSGIVIREHVLEFLLTMNHSEEADNPVPVRVSNLVVHIIDTHVDHVQDIVTKLEMELDAVELELDKGGSTLKKQMLDDRKFPKMHLNLQRFLQVVAHGEQVFPRVKEKCSAKSWFASEDIIALEELIGRLRRLKENLGFIVNRVAAIQAGLDSWQSEQINRKLYYLSFLSIIFLPLSIITGIFGMNVGGVPWTAQRDPALQDGFRNVMILCVVMLFLLLVSFSFPSLYARVNSWRRRHAMRRSWSINRKSFLSRTFQRGGFQGGGYMRI, encoded by the exons ATGGAACTCCTTTCCGACGATGCGGCAGCAGAGGGAGGAGAGGTGGAGAGGGAACCCTCGGGCGAGCCGCTGGTGAGAGAACCCCGACATTGTCGGACCCATTTCCCCGGCGCCGTGCGGCAAAAAGCGTATCTTTTCGACGGATTGGGCAACTACTTCAACAAGGAGTGGGATCTGATGGAAGGCAGCGGGAGAGAGTTCTGTTGGTACCATGCGGAGCTCCCGAAGGGAAACCAGAAGTTGGCATTGTCGGCTCAGTATCTCATCGATGTCCTGTGCCCCCCGCTTAAGCTCCAGGACATCCTCACACTCGTCAGCAATGGCCCCTTTTGCGGGCACGTCGACGGCGCCCTCGTGTTCCGGGTGAATTCTTCGGGTCCTTCCGCCAGCAGCTTCACCCTGAGGCTGGCCGCCAGGGTGACCGAGAACTCGGTCATCACTGTGAGCCTGGGCCGGGTCCCAAGATTGGGGTTTTCACCCACGGGGCAGTCGCTCCTGTCAGAGATCCCAAGCATTGAGAGCACGGATTTGGTGAGGGATGAGGAGAAGGAGGGACCTAGTGGAATTGTCATTCGGGAGCATGTTCTTGAATTTTTGTTGACGATGAACCACTCGGAGGAGGCTGACAATCCTGTGCCAGTtagggtttcaaaccttgttgtgcATATTATTGACACACATGTCGATCATGTCCAGGATATAGTGACTAAGCTTGAGATGGAACTGGATGCAGTGGAGCTGGAATTAGACAAGG GAGGTTCTACATTGAAGAAACAAATGCTGGATGACAGAAAATTTCCCAAAATGCATTTAAATTTGCAGCGCTTCCTACAG GTTGTTGCTCACGGCGAGCAAGTATTCCCACGTGTAAAAGAGAAATGTTCAGCCAAAAGTTGGTTTGCGAGTGAAGATATCATTgcccttgaagaactaattggtcgtCTTAGGAGGCTAAAAGAGAATTTGGGATTTATAGTAAACCGGGTTGCAGCAATTCAAGCTGGTCTTGATAGTTGGCAGTCAGAGCAAATCAATAGGAAGctttattatctttcttttctctCTATTATCTTCCTTCCTTTATCAATCATTACAGGAA TATTTGGAATGAATGTTGGTGGTGTGCCATGGACAGCACAAAGAGATCCCGCTCTGCAAGATGGTTTTCGCAATGTTATGATTCTCTGTGTTGTGATGTTGTTTTTACTTTTAGTTTCTTTTTCGTTTCCTTCCCTTTATGCAAGGGTAAATTCTTGGCGTAGACGGCATGCTATGAGGAGGAGTTGGTCAATTAATAGAAAGTCCTTCTTGAGTAGAACCTTTCAGCGAGGTGGATTTCAGGGAGGAGGTTACATGCGCATTTAA
- the LOC135581375 gene encoding pentatricopeptide repeat-containing protein At1g79080, chloroplastic-like, with translation MSSRLHSIPPTARSKPCFVSHLPDLPTLSLNKCFSRVLAYTPITILPKDATFSLPNRRNGKNESRTRELRLQEAFVHLEYTVGRGHRPDATQASQLLYDLCRSNKIRKAIRVMELIIRSGSTPDSSTYTFLINQLCKRGNVGYAMQLVEKMHEYGCPPSTITYNSLVRGLCIHGNLQQSLWLLDRLVHKGLVPNVFTYSFLLEAAYKERGVDEAVKLLDEIVEKGGRPNLVSYNVLLTGFCKEGRLEEAMCFYRELPSKGFSPNVVTYNILLRSLCYEGRWEEAEELLAEMGDRNRAPSSITYNILIGSLAHHGRTEQALDLLEEMARNGYKPVAANYNPIIAQYCKEGKLDMVLRCLDLMMQRHCNPNEGTYNVIAVLCEEEKVVEAFSIINTVANKQNASMHDFYRNVISFLCKKGNTFAAFQLLYEMTKHGFTPDSYTNSSLIKGLCMEGMLGEAFKAFEVMEEHGNKPDIDNYNALILGLCKARQTDLSFDIYKTMIEKGYVPNETTYAILVEGIAHEDEVDIAADVLKELYLRDAVSKNTMERISIQYDFE, from the coding sequence ATGTCATCCCGTCTTCATTCCATCCCACCCACTGCCAGAAGCAAGCCATGCTTCGTCTCCCATCTGCCGGACCTCCCCACTCTTTCCCTCAACAAGTGTTTTTCTAGGGTCTTAGCATACACTCCCATCACCATACTCCCCAAAGATGCAACCTTTTCGCTTCCCAACCGGAGGAACGGGAAGAATGAGTCAAGAACCAGGGAGCTCAGGCTCCAGGAGGCCTTCGTGCATTTGGAGTACACGGTGGGGAGAGGGCACAGGCCCGACGCCACCCAGGCCTCGCAGCTCTTGTACGATCTTTGTAGATCAAATAAGATTCGGAAGGCCATTCGCGTCATGGAATTGATTATCAGATCAGGGAGCACTCCTGATTCATCCACATATACTTTTTTAATCAATCAGTTGTGTAAGAGGGGGAATGTTGGGTATGCCATGCAGCTGGTCGAGAAAATGCACGAGTATGGTTGCCCGCCGTCTACGATCACGTACAATTCTTTGGTTAGGGGCCTTTGCATCCATGGGAACTTGCAGCAAAGTTTGTGGCTTTTGGATCGACTAGTGCACAAGGGATTGGTTCCAAATGTGTTTACTTACTCATTCTTGCTAGAAGCAGCATACAAGGAAAGAGGGGTGGATGAGGCAGTGAAGCTATTGGATGAAATTGTTGAAAAGGGTGGGAGACCTAATTTGGTTAGTTACAATGTTTTGCTTACAGGGTTTTGCAAGGAGGGTAGATTGGAAGAGGCAATGTGCTTCTACAGAGAGTTGCCTTCCAAAGGGTTTAGCCCTAATGTTGTTACCTACAACATCTTGTTGCGGAGTCTGTGTTACGAAGGGCGGTGGGAGGAGGCAGAGGAGCTTTTAGCTGAAATGGGTGATAGAAACCGTGCTCCAAGTAGTATCACATACAATATATTGATAGGGTCGCTTGCCCATCATGGTCGAACTGAGCAAGCACTCGACTTGTTAGAAGAGATGGCAAGAAATGGGTATAAGCCTGTAGCTGCTAACTATAACCCGATAATTGCCCAGTACTGCAAGGAGGGGAAACTGGACATGGTGCTCAGGTGCCTGGACTTGATGATGCAGAGGCATTGTAATCCTAACGAGGGGACTTATAATGTGATTGCTGTGCTTTGTGAGGAGGAGAAGGTGGTAGAGGCATTTTCCATAATCAATACCGTGGCAAATAAGCAAAATGCTTCCATGCATGACTTCTACAGAAATGTTATATCGTTCTTGTGTAAGAAAGGAAACACTTTTGCAGCTTTCCAGTTACTATATGAGATGACAAAACATGGATTTACTCCAGATTCTTACACCAATTCATCCTTGATCAAAGGTCTTTGTATGGAGGGCATGTTGGGTGAGGCTTTTAAGGCTTTTGAAGTGATGGAGGAACATGGTAACAAGCCTGATATTGACAACTACAATGCACTTATTCTTGGATTGTGCAAGGCTCGGCAGACAGATCTATCATTTGATATTTACAAGACAATGATTGAAAAAGGTTACGTACCTAACGAAACGACATATGCAATTCTAGTGGAAGGAATTGCTCACGAGGATGAGGTAGATATAGCTGCAGATGTTTTGAAGGAGTTGTATCTGAGAGATGCTGTGAGTAAGAATACCATGGAGAGAATCTCTATCCAGTATGATTTTGAATAG